In Streptomyces chartreusis NRRL 3882, the following are encoded in one genomic region:
- a CDS encoding zinc-binding dehydrogenase, with the protein MQRLIPTGNPARPVAFAEDVQPVPQPDEALIRVEAFAPNRGETFLLERPRPGLLPGKDVAGLVVQAAADGSGPQIGARVVGHPPQGGWAEYAAVPTHSLAVLPDGIGAVQAAALPLAGITALRLLRTAGGVTGRRILLTGASGGVGHYFTELAAAAGAEVSVVTATPSRGERLLELGAAAVVHEVTEAQGPFDVVLESTGGADLPAALSKLAPGGTLIWFGQAGRTPVTLDFFDLLAGCEGATIRHFHYAGAPYGPDLTTLVRLVNGGRLHPEIGRVADWEQTARTLVDLRERRIRGKAVLTTGSVR; encoded by the coding sequence ATGCAGAGACTGATCCCCACGGGGAATCCGGCGCGTCCGGTCGCGTTCGCGGAGGACGTCCAGCCCGTCCCGCAGCCGGACGAGGCATTGATCAGGGTCGAGGCGTTCGCGCCGAACCGGGGCGAGACGTTCCTCCTGGAGCGGCCGCGGCCGGGGCTGCTTCCCGGCAAGGATGTCGCCGGCCTGGTGGTGCAGGCTGCGGCCGACGGCTCCGGCCCGCAGATCGGCGCCCGAGTGGTGGGGCACCCGCCGCAGGGCGGCTGGGCGGAGTACGCGGCGGTGCCCACTCACTCGCTCGCGGTGCTGCCCGATGGCATCGGCGCCGTTCAGGCCGCAGCCCTGCCGCTGGCGGGGATCACCGCACTTCGGCTCCTTCGTACGGCCGGCGGCGTGACGGGGCGGCGGATCCTGCTGACCGGTGCGTCGGGCGGTGTCGGCCACTACTTCACCGAACTGGCAGCGGCCGCAGGAGCGGAGGTCAGCGTGGTGACCGCCACGCCGTCACGCGGCGAGCGGCTGCTCGAGCTGGGGGCGGCGGCGGTCGTGCACGAGGTGACCGAGGCTCAGGGGCCGTTCGACGTGGTGCTGGAATCCACCGGCGGCGCCGATCTGCCGGCCGCTCTGTCGAAGCTGGCACCGGGCGGCACGCTGATCTGGTTCGGCCAGGCCGGCCGCACTCCGGTGACTCTCGACTTCTTCGACCTCCTCGCCGGTTGCGAGGGGGCCACGATCCGCCACTTCCACTACGCCGGCGCGCCCTACGGCCCCGACCTCACCACTCTGGTGCGCCTGGTGAACGGCGGGCGGCTCCATCCGGAGATCGGCCGCGTCGCCGACTGGGAACAGACCGCGCGGACACTGGTCGACCTGCGGGAACGCCGTATTCGGGGCAAGGCCGTCCTCACCACGGGAAGCGTGCGATGA
- a CDS encoding M20 metallopeptidase family protein, whose translation MGNGAVDAEVARLEGGLIELRRDIHRHPELPGEERRTAGVVARELRAAGLTVTTGVGGHGVVGVLHGTRPGRTVAYRADMDAVPPKDIVGGGPAAAHLCGHDIHTTVALGVAKVLARLRRHLSGTVVFLFQPAEESLSGARALIEAGVLERTRVEEIHALHCGPFPVGRFAVTGGYGMPGQDKAEVTLQGPDAPEAARRLAAGIGALSTVTPPQTPADIERMVTDAQTPDGPFARFVALRASAREARVSVSYRCWPQERYTEIRGEIRRLAMSYAGAAVSFPAEPFPALVCPEPDARALARHLRSALGRDSVATLRSAFPPFSGEDYALYLDRVPGTYTFLGVRAPGAPVTTSYPHFPDFAPDERSIGIGVRAMAGWLAQRTRC comes from the coding sequence GTGGGGAACGGGGCGGTGGATGCCGAGGTGGCGCGCCTGGAGGGCGGATTGATCGAGCTGCGGCGGGACATCCACCGGCACCCCGAGCTGCCGGGGGAGGAGCGTCGCACCGCGGGCGTGGTGGCCCGGGAGCTGCGGGCGGCCGGGCTGACCGTCACCACAGGGGTCGGCGGCCACGGCGTGGTCGGCGTCCTGCACGGCACGCGCCCGGGCCGGACGGTCGCGTACCGGGCGGACATGGACGCCGTGCCGCCCAAGGACATCGTGGGGGGCGGCCCGGCCGCGGCCCATCTCTGCGGGCACGACATCCACACGACGGTGGCCCTGGGCGTCGCCAAGGTCCTGGCGCGGCTGCGGCGGCACCTGAGCGGCACGGTCGTCTTCCTCTTCCAGCCCGCCGAGGAGAGCCTCTCCGGAGCCCGCGCACTGATCGAGGCGGGCGTGCTGGAGCGCACTCGCGTCGAGGAGATCCACGCGCTGCACTGCGGGCCCTTCCCCGTCGGCCGGTTCGCGGTGACCGGCGGCTACGGGATGCCGGGCCAGGACAAGGCCGAGGTGACGCTCCAGGGCCCGGACGCACCCGAGGCCGCGCGGCGCCTGGCCGCCGGGATCGGCGCGCTCTCCACGGTGACGCCCCCGCAGACGCCCGCGGACATCGAGCGGATGGTCACCGATGCCCAGACGCCCGACGGCCCGTTCGCCCGCTTCGTCGCCCTACGGGCCTCGGCACGGGAGGCCAGGGTGAGCGTGTCCTACCGCTGTTGGCCGCAGGAGCGGTACACGGAGATACGCGGGGAGATCCGCCGGCTGGCCATGTCGTACGCGGGAGCCGCCGTGAGCTTCCCCGCCGAGCCGTTCCCGGCCCTGGTCTGCCCGGAACCCGACGCCCGCGCACTCGCCCGCCACCTGCGCAGCGCACTGGGCCGTGACTCGGTCGCCACGCTCCGTTCCGCGTTCCCGCCCTTCAGCGGCGAGGACTACGCCCTCTACCTGGACCGCGTCCCCGGCACCTACACCTTCCTCGGTGTCCGTGCCCCCGGCGCCCCCGTCACCACCAGCTACCCGCACTTCCCCGACTTCGCCCCGGACGAGCGGTCCATCGGCATCGGCGTACGGGCGATGGCGGGGTGGCTGGCGCAGCGGACTCGGTGTTAG
- a CDS encoding alpha/beta hydrolase family protein, whose translation MSAAEFAAAQRTRATGAGLDPHEYERVTGGLVSVDGWGEAFIRTAQQHVARAKQAASPRSAGEHYQVAARWFHIATLAPHGDQSPAATEADRAMGCALALLEPGARRVEGPAFTGWLRGPADAPATVVVVPGLDSGKEEFHTVTSALLRRGVAVFTMDGPGQGVLAATTTVRPDYHQVIGQVIDALGVDRVGLIGLSLGGYYVAESAAHEPRVAAAATVSGPFRLDWDTAPPLVRDILTRRAGGPEAARDFARRVDLSTPAPRIACPLLVVDGGRDVIPGVTNGEPLARLAPHGEYLFVPHGDHLLGNARADWLPTTADWVRGALT comes from the coding sequence ATGAGCGCCGCCGAATTCGCCGCCGCCCAGAGGACGCGCGCCACCGGGGCCGGGCTCGACCCGCACGAGTACGAGCGCGTCACCGGTGGACTCGTCTCCGTCGACGGGTGGGGCGAGGCATTCATCCGGACTGCGCAGCAGCACGTCGCCCGAGCGAAGCAGGCCGCCTCACCCCGGTCGGCGGGCGAGCACTATCAGGTGGCGGCACGCTGGTTCCACATCGCCACGCTCGCCCCGCACGGGGACCAGTCCCCGGCCGCCACGGAGGCGGACCGCGCCATGGGCTGCGCGCTGGCCCTCCTGGAGCCCGGTGCCCGCAGGGTCGAGGGGCCGGCCTTCACCGGCTGGCTGCGCGGCCCCGCCGACGCGCCGGCCACCGTGGTCGTCGTCCCCGGCCTGGACTCCGGTAAAGAGGAGTTCCACACCGTCACCTCGGCCCTGCTGCGCAGGGGCGTGGCGGTGTTCACGATGGACGGGCCCGGCCAGGGCGTACTCGCGGCCACCACCACGGTGCGGCCGGACTACCACCAGGTGATCGGCCAGGTCATCGACGCGCTCGGGGTCGACCGGGTCGGGCTCATCGGGCTCAGCCTGGGTGGTTACTACGTCGCGGAAAGCGCCGCCCACGAACCTCGCGTGGCCGCTGCCGCCACCGTGAGCGGTCCCTTCCGCCTCGACTGGGACACCGCCCCGCCCTTGGTGCGGGACATCCTCACCCGGCGGGCCGGAGGACCCGAGGCGGCCCGCGACTTCGCCCGCCGCGTCGACCTGTCCACGCCGGCACCGCGTATCGCCTGCCCGCTCCTGGTGGTGGACGGCGGCCGCGACGTCATCCCCGGCGTGACCAACGGGGAGCCGCTGGCCCGCCTGGCGCCGCACGGCGAGTACCTGTTCGTCCCGCACGGCGATCACCTCCTCGGCAATGCCCGGGCCGACTGGCTGCCCACCACCGCCGACTGGGTTCGCGGAGCGCTCACTTGA
- a CDS encoding SDR family NAD(P)-dependent oxidoreductase gives MSHTVAHVLPPLHGCVVLVVDATTGVGRRVASQLCALGAAVAVVGAGHPGRGDDAATNAAFLCKELAGIGLVALPYQADVERPESFAALTGQIAADLGPVTASVVVVPGGSGGEELAPSFRVLSGVVAASLPAGAEHVEVDMRSDGPSLEKAAQAVVERLVRLHETWRAPSG, from the coding sequence GTGTCGCACACAGTCGCACATGTACTACCGCCTTTGCACGGCTGTGTCGTCCTTGTCGTCGATGCCACCACCGGCGTCGGGCGGCGGGTCGCCAGTCAGCTGTGCGCGTTGGGTGCCGCCGTCGCGGTGGTCGGCGCGGGGCACCCCGGGCGCGGTGACGACGCGGCCACGAACGCGGCGTTCCTGTGCAAGGAACTGGCCGGAATCGGGCTGGTCGCGCTGCCGTATCAAGCCGATGTGGAACGGCCGGAGAGCTTCGCCGCGCTGACCGGTCAGATCGCCGCCGACCTCGGGCCGGTCACCGCCAGCGTCGTGGTCGTCCCGGGCGGAAGCGGAGGCGAGGAACTGGCCCCGTCCTTCCGCGTCCTGTCGGGTGTCGTCGCGGCTTCCCTGCCGGCCGGCGCCGAGCACGTCGAGGTCGACATGCGCAGCGACGGCCCCAGCCTCGAGAAGGCGGCACAGGCGGTGGTGGAGCGGTTGGTCCGGCTGCACGAGACGTGGCGTGCCCCCTCCGGCTGA
- a CDS encoding helix-turn-helix domain-containing protein: protein MDEVSPLDQQTLAVYRAILFHKQHDPDKLAELLDISCDDVHGALTRLSDLSLLAPSQDSPGTLRAVNPSLGLKVLLQREQDELAWRQQRIEQNRAALAALAAEYTASAGSGSDGTEQLDNVDEIRTRLEALAESCQQESLVFHPVGGLTKEAIEASRPLNERALARGVRFRSIYLDSAVNDRVTRAHAQWMAEHNSEIRTSPTLPMRLLIIDTTAAIVANLPGQTGPAALMFHSRPVVLAMRALFEAYWEHASPFHQHSSPDDDPQGLTPQERKLLQLLATGLTDEAVARALGIGVRTERRIMAELMERLGASSRFEAGVQAARRQWI from the coding sequence GTGGACGAGGTATCGCCACTCGATCAGCAGACCCTCGCGGTGTACCGCGCGATTCTGTTCCACAAGCAACATGATCCGGACAAGCTCGCCGAGCTCCTCGACATCAGCTGCGACGATGTGCACGGCGCACTCACGCGCCTGTCCGACCTGTCGTTGCTGGCCCCTTCGCAGGACTCACCCGGCACGCTGCGCGCGGTGAACCCGTCACTCGGCCTGAAGGTCCTGCTCCAGCGGGAACAGGACGAACTGGCCTGGCGGCAGCAGCGCATCGAGCAGAACCGGGCCGCGCTCGCGGCGCTCGCGGCCGAGTACACGGCGTCGGCCGGGTCCGGCTCGGACGGCACGGAACAGCTCGACAACGTGGACGAGATCCGCACCCGGCTGGAGGCCCTCGCCGAGTCGTGCCAGCAGGAGTCCCTGGTCTTCCACCCCGTGGGCGGCCTGACCAAGGAGGCGATCGAGGCGTCCCGGCCCCTGAACGAGCGAGCGCTCGCCCGGGGCGTCCGGTTCCGTTCGATCTACCTCGACAGCGCCGTCAACGACCGGGTGACGAGAGCTCACGCCCAGTGGATGGCGGAGCACAACAGCGAGATCCGCACGTCGCCGACCCTGCCGATGCGGCTGCTCATCATCGACACGACCGCGGCCATCGTGGCCAACCTGCCCGGCCAGACGGGCCCCGCGGCCCTGATGTTCCACAGCCGGCCGGTGGTGCTCGCCATGCGGGCCCTGTTCGAGGCGTACTGGGAACACGCGAGCCCGTTCCATCAGCACTCCTCACCCGACGACGACCCGCAGGGACTCACCCCGCAGGAGCGCAAACTCCTCCAGCTCCTCGCCACCGGCCTCACCGACGAGGCGGTGGCCCGGGCCCTCGGCATCGGAGTCCGCACGGAACGCCGCATCATGGCGGAGCTCATGGAACGCCTGGGCGCCTCCAGCCGGTTCGAGGCGGGAGTCCAGGCGGCCCGCCGCCAGTGGATCTGA
- a CDS encoding CocE/NonD family hydrolase codes for MASRNDDAAARPAWTPPGRKPPLSSRMMRAIWRGLPDKRHDVGWEPGLVVPAADGSPLVTDHYFPRTPGDFPTLLVRSPYGRGLPWSPMYGMLFAEQGFHVVLQSCRGTGGSGGAFDLWRHEAADGLATVSWLRGRPWFDGTLGTVGPSYLGYVQWALALDPPPELKAMVVQVGLHDPYALFYADGALRLENALLVGLGMAYQNRGIGPFARATLRLQRRMRDIVTARPLRGAYASALGDVPWLDDVMTHPDGGDPYWDGASLARAAEGLSVPTSLISGRYDALVDQTFDQYARLRQAGCDTALLVGPWTHTSAMQQGWPEVFAESLAWLRAHLCGDPSGLRPTRVRVHVGGEDAWRDLDDWPPLSPATTSWVPTADGSLDRLADEGRADGGGFVDVVAPAGDAGPADGSGSTDGPGPAAGAGAAAGAGAADGSGSLDGSGPASGWEFADGSGTAEGPGSADGSGSTDGPGPAEGAGPAEGAWAAEGVGAADCAGPADGVGFAGGAGPADGSGSTDGPGPAAGAGAADGPGSVDGPGSAQGVGAAEGVGAADCAGPADGVGFAGGAGPADGSGSTDGPGPAAGAGPAEGAGAADGSGSVDGSGFAGGSGSADSPGSVPLASLRYDPDDPTPSIGGPLLSRTAGPRDNSVLEGRDDVLTFTGPPLDEPVDLLGPVSARLSVSTDTGYADVFTRLCDVDAQGRSTNVCDGLARLETVGQAPSEVTVRMSSTAYRFPAGHRMRWQISAGAHPRYARNPGTGKSPVDAVDFTPIRITLHTGCVLTLPTGPGLRDGPAV; via the coding sequence ATGGCATCACGCAACGACGACGCTGCGGCAAGGCCCGCCTGGACACCGCCCGGCCGGAAGCCGCCGCTGTCCTCGCGGATGATGAGGGCGATCTGGCGCGGGCTGCCGGACAAGCGGCACGACGTCGGATGGGAGCCCGGGCTGGTGGTGCCGGCCGCCGACGGCAGTCCGCTGGTCACCGACCACTACTTCCCCCGGACGCCCGGCGACTTCCCCACTCTCCTGGTGCGTTCGCCGTACGGCAGGGGCCTGCCCTGGTCCCCCATGTACGGCATGCTCTTCGCCGAGCAGGGGTTCCACGTGGTCCTCCAGAGCTGCCGCGGCACCGGCGGCTCTGGCGGTGCGTTCGATCTGTGGCGCCACGAGGCCGCCGACGGCCTGGCCACGGTGTCCTGGCTGCGCGGGCGGCCCTGGTTCGACGGGACGCTGGGGACGGTCGGCCCCAGCTATCTGGGGTACGTGCAGTGGGCGCTCGCCCTGGACCCGCCGCCGGAACTGAAGGCCATGGTGGTACAGGTGGGGCTGCACGACCCGTACGCCCTGTTCTACGCGGACGGCGCCCTCCGGCTGGAGAACGCGCTGCTCGTCGGCCTGGGGATGGCCTACCAGAATCGGGGGATCGGGCCGTTCGCCCGGGCGACGCTGCGCCTCCAGCGCCGTATGCGCGACATCGTCACCGCGCGGCCGCTGCGCGGGGCGTACGCGTCCGCTCTCGGGGACGTGCCGTGGCTGGACGACGTGATGACGCACCCGGACGGAGGCGACCCGTACTGGGACGGCGCGTCCCTGGCACGGGCGGCCGAGGGTCTGAGCGTCCCTACGAGCCTGATCTCCGGACGGTACGACGCCCTGGTCGACCAGACCTTCGACCAGTACGCCCGGCTGCGGCAGGCCGGATGCGACACCGCCCTGCTCGTCGGCCCCTGGACCCATACCTCCGCCATGCAGCAGGGCTGGCCCGAGGTCTTCGCCGAAAGCCTGGCCTGGCTGCGGGCGCACCTGTGCGGCGATCCCTCGGGGCTGCGCCCCACGCGCGTGCGCGTGCACGTCGGCGGCGAGGACGCATGGCGGGACCTCGACGACTGGCCGCCCCTCTCGCCCGCCACCACCTCATGGGTTCCCACCGCGGACGGCAGCCTCGACCGGCTGGCGGACGAGGGGCGTGCCGACGGCGGGGGGTTCGTGGACGTCGTGGCGCCTGCGGGCGACGCCGGGCCCGCGGACGGTTCAGGCTCCACCGACGGCCCGGGGCCCGCCGCGGGCGCGGGGGCCGCCGCGGGCGCGGGGGCCGCCGACGGTTCAGGCTCCTTGGACGGCTCGGGGCCCGCCAGCGGCTGGGAGTTCGCCGACGGCTCCGGAACCGCCGAAGGCCCAGGCTCCGCCGACGGCTCGGGATCCACTGACGGCCCGGGGCCCGCCGAGGGCGCAGGGCCCGCCGAGGGCGCATGGGCCGCCGAGGGCGTGGGGGCCGCGGACTGCGCCGGGCCCGCCGACGGCGTGGGATTCGCGGGCGGCGCGGGGCCCGCGGACGGTTCAGGCTCCACCGACGGCCCAGGGCCCGCCGCAGGCGCAGGGGCCGCCGACGGCCCAGGCTCCGTGGACGGCCCGGGGTCCGCCCAGGGCGTGGGGGCCGCCGAGGGCGTGGGGGCCGCGGACTGCGCCGGGCCCGCCGACGGCGTGGGATTCGCAGGCGGCGCGGGGCCCGCGGACGGTTCAGGCTCCACCGACGGCCCGGGGCCCGCCGCAGGCGCAGGGCCCGCCGAGGGCGCGGGGGCTGCGGACGGTTCAGGCTCCGTGGACGGCTCGGGGTTCGCCGGCGGCTCGGGGTCCGCCGACAGTCCAGGTTCCGTGCCTCTGGCATCCCTGCGATACGACCCGGACGACCCCACGCCGTCCATCGGCGGCCCGCTGCTCTCCCGGACGGCCGGTCCGCGCGACAACAGCGTCTTGGAAGGCCGAGACGACGTCCTGACGTTCACCGGGCCACCGCTGGACGAACCCGTGGACCTCCTCGGGCCGGTCTCCGCGCGGTTGAGCGTCTCCACGGACACCGGGTACGCCGACGTCTTCACCCGTCTGTGCGACGTGGACGCGCAGGGCCGCTCCACCAACGTCTGTGACGGGCTGGCCCGGCTGGAGACGGTGGGGCAGGCACCCTCGGAGGTCACCGTGCGGATGAGCTCCACCGCCTACCGCTTCCCGGCCGGGCACCGGATGCGCTGGCAGATCAGTGCCGGTGCCCATCCGCGCTACGCCCGCAACCCTGGTACCGGCAAGTCCCCGGTGGACGCCGTCGACTTCACACCCATACGCATCACGCTGCACACCGGCTGCGTGCTGACGCTGCCCACGGGTCCCGGACTGCGTGACGGCCCGGCGGTCTAA
- a CDS encoding response regulator transcription factor yields MSIRIVLAGDHQLVLEAFAETLNGVDGLEVVGLATSYDAVQPAVERHRPTVLLLGESTMGGKALRVATDVRSRHPKCGVALLVGAATSSVVDRAVAAGALGVVPKNARLPQLVTTLMGVAGGCLTVDPSLLRPVAVGELSLSTREMDVLRLTAGGATVKEIAGELYLAAGTVRNLTSAAIKKLGGRNRFDAARIAGEHGLL; encoded by the coding sequence ATGTCGATACGGATAGTCCTCGCAGGTGATCACCAACTCGTGCTGGAGGCCTTCGCCGAGACGCTCAACGGCGTCGACGGGCTGGAGGTCGTCGGCCTGGCCACGTCGTACGACGCCGTCCAGCCGGCCGTGGAACGGCACCGGCCGACGGTGCTGCTGCTCGGCGAGTCCACGATGGGCGGCAAGGCGCTGCGCGTCGCCACCGACGTACGGAGCCGGCATCCCAAGTGCGGGGTCGCGCTGCTGGTGGGGGCGGCCACGTCGTCGGTCGTGGACCGGGCCGTGGCGGCCGGCGCCCTGGGCGTCGTACCGAAGAACGCCCGGCTGCCCCAGCTCGTCACGACGCTCATGGGTGTCGCGGGTGGCTGTCTGACCGTCGACCCGTCGCTGCTGCGGCCCGTCGCCGTCGGGGAGTTGTCGCTGAGCACCCGGGAGATGGACGTGCTGCGGCTGACGGCCGGCGGGGCGACCGTGAAGGAGATCGCGGGCGAGCTGTACCTGGCGGCGGGAACGGTACGGAATCTGACGTCCGCCGCGATCAAGAAGCTGGGTGGACGGAATCGGTTCGACGCGGCGCGGATCGCCGGGGAACACGGGCTGCTGTGA
- a CDS encoding MFS transporter — protein sequence MPATPAPTPSASPSPSSSPSPSATTVSSPGHGSEPSAPAPRRSGVALVASLLGFTVITIDVSAVNIALPAIRDSLSGGMAGLQWVVDAYTLMFAALMLSAGALADRIGARRAYAWGVALFTLASLACALAPGIGVLVGARVAQGAAAAIVMPASLALIRQAYEDARARARAIALWTVGGSVAMAAGPVLGGLLTDSSGWRAVFLLNLPVGAVILGLLVRVPRSPRRPAALDGGGQLTAVLALAGLAFAVIEGGHLGWTSGPVLAAAALALASGYAFRVVESRHRQPMVPLGMLRDRRVAVPLAGGFAVNAAFYGGIFLLGLYYQQLRGMSAIAAGLMFVPMSAVVTATNLVSPRLAERIGRRPVIVAGQLIFTGAMLAMLPLAAHTPIWLVLVLLLPLSVGGALAVPALTALLMDAVPQERAGTASGLLNSLRQTGGALSVALFGSLLAGPGGDFSLPGMRIGLLTVAALLLATAALSRLLLPRS from the coding sequence ATGCCGGCCACCCCCGCCCCGACCCCGTCCGCATCCCCGTCCCCGTCCTCGTCCCCGTCCCCGTCCGCCACCACCGTCTCCAGCCCCGGGCACGGGTCCGAGCCGTCGGCGCCCGCCCCGCGGCGCAGCGGCGTCGCGCTGGTCGCTTCGCTGCTCGGCTTCACCGTGATCACCATCGACGTCTCGGCGGTGAACATCGCGCTGCCCGCGATCCGGGACTCCCTCAGCGGCGGGATGGCCGGGCTTCAGTGGGTGGTCGACGCGTACACCCTGATGTTCGCGGCCCTGATGCTCTCCGCGGGCGCCCTCGCCGACCGCATCGGCGCCCGCCGCGCCTACGCATGGGGCGTCGCCTTGTTCACCCTCGCCTCGCTCGCCTGCGCGCTCGCGCCCGGCATCGGCGTGCTGGTCGGCGCACGCGTGGCGCAGGGCGCCGCCGCCGCGATCGTGATGCCGGCCTCGCTGGCGCTGATCCGGCAGGCCTACGAGGACGCCCGGGCGCGTGCCCGCGCCATCGCGCTGTGGACGGTCGGCGGCTCGGTGGCGATGGCCGCGGGCCCGGTGCTGGGCGGGCTGCTCACCGACTCGTCCGGCTGGCGGGCGGTCTTCCTGCTCAACCTCCCGGTGGGCGCGGTGATCCTGGGCCTGCTGGTCCGGGTGCCGCGCTCCCCGCGCCGGCCCGCCGCACTGGACGGCGGCGGTCAGCTCACCGCCGTACTGGCCCTGGCCGGGCTGGCCTTCGCGGTGATCGAGGGCGGCCACCTCGGCTGGACCAGCGGCCCCGTGCTGGCCGCCGCCGCGCTCGCCCTCGCCTCCGGGTACGCCTTCCGCGTGGTGGAGTCCCGGCACCGCCAGCCCATGGTCCCGCTGGGCATGCTGAGGGACCGCCGGGTGGCCGTCCCGCTCGCGGGCGGTTTCGCCGTCAACGCCGCCTTCTACGGCGGGATCTTCCTGCTCGGGCTGTACTACCAGCAGCTGCGCGGAATGTCGGCGATCGCGGCGGGGCTGATGTTCGTGCCGATGTCGGCGGTGGTGACGGCGACCAACCTGGTGTCGCCGCGGCTGGCGGAGCGGATCGGGCGGCGGCCGGTGATCGTCGCCGGGCAGCTGATCTTCACCGGAGCGATGCTGGCCATGCTGCCGCTGGCCGCGCACACCCCGATATGGCTGGTGCTCGTCCTGCTGCTGCCGTTGAGCGTCGGCGGGGCGCTCGCGGTGCCCGCGCTGACCGCGCTGCTGATGGACGCCGTCCCGCAGGAGCGCGCGGGGACCGCGTCCGGGCTGCTCAACTCCCTTCGCCAGACCGGCGGTGCGCTGTCCGTCGCCCTGTTCGGCAGTCTGCTCGCCGGCCCCGGCGGGGACTTCTCCCTCCCGGGCATGCGCATCGGTCTGCTCACCGTCGCCGCGCTCCTCCTCGCCACCGCCGCGCTCTCCCGGCTCCTCCTGCCCCGCAGCTGA
- a CDS encoding helix-turn-helix domain-containing protein, producing MAAADTRGTELGRYLKARRAQVRPEDVGLPAGAGLRRTPGLRREELAALAGVSVDYYIRLERGRETNPSPAVVDALGRALRLRGDGYERLHELAELASGRPSELPACSDHTVRDSVLRMLESVRPLPAYVVSRFNRVLAANPPGRRLMPGLWDWPEDQRNLTRYLFLHPVGRTLYEPWEETVALSVAHLRAVAGADPDDPELTALVGELMLKSPKFAQLWERYDVCERGGGQKCFRHPKVGPMTLTYEVMRLARTGGQRMVVYQAAPGTPDEAAMLRLEPADTHPKPPHSGRQLITDGHH from the coding sequence ATGGCAGCAGCGGATACGAGGGGCACGGAGCTCGGCCGATACCTGAAGGCCCGCAGGGCGCAGGTGCGCCCGGAGGACGTCGGTCTCCCGGCCGGCGCGGGCCTGCGCCGCACTCCCGGACTGCGCCGTGAGGAGCTGGCCGCGCTGGCCGGAGTGAGCGTCGACTACTACATCCGCCTGGAGCGCGGCCGGGAGACCAACCCTTCCCCCGCCGTCGTGGACGCCCTCGGCCGTGCCCTGCGGCTGCGCGGCGACGGTTACGAACGCCTGCACGAGCTCGCGGAACTGGCCTCCGGCCGGCCCTCCGAACTGCCGGCCTGCTCGGACCACACCGTCCGTGACTCGGTCCTGCGGATGCTGGAGTCGGTGCGCCCGCTGCCCGCCTACGTGGTGAGCCGCTTCAACCGCGTACTGGCCGCGAACCCGCCCGGCCGACGGCTGATGCCCGGTCTCTGGGACTGGCCGGAGGACCAGCGCAACCTGACCCGCTACCTGTTCCTCCACCCGGTCGGCCGGACGCTCTACGAGCCGTGGGAGGAGACCGTCGCCCTCTCGGTGGCGCATCTGCGGGCGGTCGCCGGGGCCGATCCGGACGATCCCGAGCTGACCGCGCTCGTGGGCGAACTGATGCTGAAGTCACCGAAGTTCGCGCAGCTCTGGGAGCGGTACGACGTCTGCGAACGCGGCGGCGGGCAGAAGTGCTTCCGGCACCCGAAGGTCGGCCCGATGACCCTGACCTACGAGGTCATGCGACTGGCCCGGACGGGCGGCCAGCGCATGGTGGTCTACCAGGCGGCCCCCGGCACCCCGGACGAGGCGGCCATGCTCCGCCTGGAACCGGCGGACACCCACCCGAAGCCGCCGCACTCCGGCCGGCAACTGATCACCGACGGTCATCACTGA
- a CDS encoding TetR/AcrR family transcriptional regulator C-terminal domain-containing protein → MATTTTATHKDRSTETVTRDGGGSGTPGTDPRQLWLSPDRPRRGRRPGFSREAITAAAVALADAEGLEAVTMRRVAAQVGAGAMSLYSYAPDKETLLELMVDHVSGELPASGPLTGDWRADLKTIAHRQRDLMLRHPWLPAALSTRRSPGPHTLAFLEHALAALRPTGLDGAAKLEVFAQLTAFVAGHVTYEITQAAAARSPDRAAAEARYLATVAADGHHPELAEALAAPARAVTPEATFTRFLNRLIDGLGTD, encoded by the coding sequence ATGGCGACCACCACCACGGCGACCCACAAGGACAGGAGCACGGAGACGGTGACGCGTGACGGCGGCGGGTCCGGGACCCCGGGCACCGACCCTCGACAGCTGTGGCTGAGCCCCGATCGGCCCCGCAGGGGCCGCAGGCCGGGTTTCAGCCGCGAGGCGATCACGGCGGCCGCCGTGGCCCTGGCCGACGCGGAAGGGCTCGAAGCGGTCACCATGCGGCGGGTCGCCGCACAGGTCGGAGCCGGAGCCATGTCGCTCTACAGCTACGCCCCCGACAAGGAAACGCTGCTGGAGCTGATGGTCGACCACGTCAGCGGCGAACTGCCAGCGTCGGGCCCTCTCACCGGCGACTGGCGCGCCGACCTGAAGACCATCGCCCACCGCCAGCGCGACCTGATGCTCCGCCACCCCTGGCTGCCCGCCGCTCTCTCCACCCGCCGCAGCCCCGGCCCCCACACGCTGGCCTTCCTGGAACACGCCCTCGCCGCCTTGCGCCCCACCGGTCTGGACGGCGCGGCGAAGCTGGAGGTCTTCGCCCAGCTCACCGCGTTCGTCGCCGGGCACGTCACCTACGAGATCACGCAGGCGGCAGCGGCCAGGTCCCCCGACCGGGCCGCGGCGGAAGCCCGTTACCTCGCCACCGTCGCCGCGGACGGGCACCACCCGGAACTCGCCGAAGCCCTCGCGGCCCCCGCACGCGCCGTGACCCCCGAAGCCACCTTCACCCGCTTCCTCAACCGCCTGATCGACGGCCTCGGCACCGACTGA